One stretch of Pedobacter riviphilus DNA includes these proteins:
- the metE gene encoding 5-methyltetrahydropteroyltriglutamate--homocysteine S-methyltransferase has translation MLTQNLGYPRIGSQRELKKICENYWADKTGYKNVLQVGKNIRHENWNLQKEAGIDIIPSNDFSFYDHVLDHSLTFGAIPKRYNEVILKKGNSELDLYFAMARGYQKEGLDVVAMEMTKWFDTNYHYIVPEFYKNQPFKLFSTKIIDEFYEAKQLGITTKPVLIGPVSYLLLGKEKEAGFEKIDLIKNLLPVYIEILSRLDALGVEYVQFDEPFLTLDLTEKDKKAYEYVYKEIRKAFPRLKIVLATYFEGLGNNLALTTSLPVNVLHIDLVRAEGQLIDVLASLKEDTILSLGLVDGRNIWKNDFEKSVSIINQVVEKRGLDKVWIAPSCSLIHSPVDLDNETNEQNLSAEIKQWLAYAKQKIAEVVTLKKLITNESPASTLQKLEENKTAIANRKVSKIIHNPEVKQRVLALKEQDAERLSPFSSRKIKQQELNLPSYATTTIGSFPQTAEVRSWRAKLKNGTFTVEEYDDLIAKETAKAVNWQEEIDLDVLVHGEFERNDMVEYFGEQLDGFAFSKNGWVQSYGSRCVKPPIIFGDVSRPKPMTVKWTAYAQSLTTKYMKGMLTGPVTILQWSFVRNDQPRSETCTQIALAIRDEVCDLENAGIKIIQIDEPAIREGLPLRKADWQTYLNWAVKAFKISASGVKDDTQIHTHMCYSEFNDIIQNIADMDADVITIETSRSQMELLDAFADFKYPNEIGPGVYDIHSPRVPKREEMVQLLKKAKAVIPSGQLWVNPDCGLKTRGWDETKKALIEMVEAAKEMRKTEEVLAADLQVN, from the coding sequence ATGCTAACGCAAAATCTGGGCTATCCGCGAATAGGTAGCCAAAGGGAATTAAAGAAAATCTGCGAAAATTACTGGGCAGATAAAACTGGGTACAAAAATGTACTTCAGGTGGGAAAAAACATTCGCCACGAAAACTGGAACCTTCAAAAAGAAGCTGGAATTGATATCATTCCCTCGAACGACTTTTCTTTTTATGATCATGTGCTCGATCATTCGTTAACTTTTGGTGCAATACCGAAAAGGTATAACGAAGTGATCCTGAAAAAAGGAAATTCGGAGCTTGATCTCTATTTTGCCATGGCCAGGGGTTATCAAAAAGAAGGATTAGATGTGGTAGCGATGGAAATGACCAAATGGTTCGATACCAATTACCATTACATCGTTCCTGAGTTTTACAAAAACCAGCCTTTTAAACTCTTCTCTACCAAAATTATCGATGAGTTTTACGAAGCAAAACAATTAGGCATTACTACAAAACCTGTTTTAATCGGACCGGTATCTTACCTTTTATTGGGAAAAGAAAAAGAAGCTGGCTTCGAAAAAATCGATCTGATCAAAAACTTGCTTCCAGTATATATCGAGATTTTATCTCGCTTAGATGCCTTGGGTGTAGAATATGTTCAGTTTGATGAGCCGTTTTTAACTTTAGACCTTACCGAAAAAGACAAAAAAGCTTATGAATATGTTTATAAAGAAATTAGAAAAGCTTTTCCAAGGTTAAAGATCGTTTTAGCAACTTATTTCGAAGGTTTAGGCAACAATCTTGCCTTAACTACTTCATTGCCAGTAAATGTTTTACATATCGATCTGGTACGCGCTGAAGGTCAATTGATAGATGTTTTAGCTTCGTTAAAAGAAGATACCATCCTTTCTTTAGGTTTGGTAGATGGAAGAAACATCTGGAAAAATGATTTCGAGAAATCTGTTTCAATCATTAACCAGGTTGTAGAAAAAAGAGGTCTGGATAAAGTGTGGATTGCCCCATCTTGTTCCCTAATACACTCGCCGGTTGATTTAGACAATGAAACCAATGAGCAAAACCTTTCGGCCGAAATTAAACAGTGGCTGGCTTATGCGAAACAAAAAATTGCTGAGGTCGTTACCTTAAAAAAACTCATCACCAACGAAAGCCCTGCATCTACCCTGCAAAAGCTTGAAGAAAATAAGACTGCGATTGCTAACCGTAAAGTTTCTAAAATCATCCACAATCCTGAAGTTAAACAACGTGTTTTAGCATTAAAAGAGCAGGATGCAGAACGTTTAAGCCCATTTTCTAGCCGAAAAATTAAACAACAGGAACTCAATCTACCAAGTTATGCCACTACAACCATCGGCTCATTTCCGCAAACGGCAGAGGTAAGGAGCTGGAGAGCAAAACTTAAAAACGGAACTTTTACCGTTGAAGAATATGATGACCTCATAGCAAAAGAAACCGCAAAAGCGGTAAACTGGCAGGAAGAAATCGATCTGGATGTTTTGGTTCATGGCGAATTTGAGCGCAACGATATGGTTGAATACTTTGGTGAACAGCTAGATGGTTTCGCCTTCTCTAAAAACGGTTGGGTACAGAGTTATGGTTCACGCTGTGTAAAACCTCCTATTATTTTTGGTGATGTTTCGCGCCCAAAACCTATGACAGTAAAGTGGACCGCCTATGCGCAGTCACTTACCACAAAATACATGAAAGGTATGTTAACCGGTCCTGTAACCATCTTACAATGGTCGTTTGTACGTAATGATCAACCTAGATCAGAAACCTGTACTCAGATTGCCCTGGCCATCCGCGATGAGGTTTGCGATCTGGAAAATGCAGGTATTAAAATCATCCAGATTGATGAACCAGCCATTAGAGAAGGTTTACCATTACGCAAAGCTGATTGGCAAACTTACCTGAACTGGGCGGTTAAAGCCTTTAAAATTTCGGCAAGCGGCGTGAAAGACGATACGCAGATCCATACGCACATGTGTTACTCTGAGTTTAACGATATCATCCAAAACATCGCCGATATGGATGCAGATGTAATCACGATCGAAACCTCACGTTCGCAGATGGAGTTATTAGACGCATTTGCCGATTTTAAATATCCAAACGAAATCGGCCCCGGGGTATACGACATTCACTCTCCAAGGGTTCCGAAGAGGGAAGAAATGGTTCAATTGCTTAAAAAAGCAAAAGCTGTTATTCCCTCCGGGCAACTCTGGGTAAACCCCGATTGCGGTTTAAAAACCCGTGGATGGGATGAAACCAAAAAAGCTTTGATAGAAATGGTTGAAGCCGCAAAAGAAATGCGTAAAACCGAAGAGGTGCTCGCTGCAGATCTTCAGGTGAATTAA
- a CDS encoding acyl-CoA thioesterase — MTLEERIENSKTSIFKAVFPNTTNHYDTLFGGTAMHLMDEVAFITATRFSRQIMVTVSSDRIDFKKPIPAGTIVELIGKVKHVGNTSLKVNVEIYIEQMYAEGRELAVHGDFTFVAIDENKKPVQVIK; from the coding sequence ATGACCCTAGAAGAAAGAATAGAAAATTCTAAAACCAGCATTTTTAAAGCCGTTTTCCCTAATACAACAAACCATTACGACACTCTTTTCGGTGGAACAGCCATGCATTTAATGGACGAAGTTGCTTTCATTACCGCAACCCGTTTTAGCCGTCAGATTATGGTTACTGTAAGCAGCGACAGGATAGACTTTAAAAAACCAATCCCCGCAGGCACTATCGTAGAGCTTATCGGCAAGGTAAAGCATGTGGGTAATACCAGTTTAAAAGTGAACGTAGAAATTTATATTGAGCAGATGTATGCCGAAGGAAGAGAATTGGCCGTTCATGGCGATTTTACTTTTGTGGCGATCGATGAAAATAAAAAGCCGGTTCAAGTGATCAAATAA
- a CDS encoding class I SAM-dependent methyltransferase codes for MEHQLSEEDLKNIAKQLACPEGEHGIKTGEMMHANNIGMTTSAIEALNLQNNETVLEIGHGNGGHIAQLLLKAENLAYFGADISATIIAEAEKINQDFITKGKVHFQLTDGLTLPFDDDRFDKVFTVNTIYFWTNPSEYLSEIKRILRPDGTLVICFADKTFMQNLPFTPYGFTLYEVETVKELLEKAGFTIKNTLKKLEQVQSKTGERVEREYYVVTANV; via the coding sequence ATGGAACATCAACTTTCTGAGGAAGACTTAAAAAATATTGCCAAACAATTGGCTTGTCCTGAAGGCGAACACGGCATTAAAACAGGCGAAATGATGCATGCCAATAATATCGGCATGACCACTTCTGCAATTGAGGCATTAAACCTTCAAAACAATGAAACCGTTTTAGAAATCGGTCATGGTAACGGCGGGCATATTGCTCAACTATTGTTAAAAGCAGAGAACCTCGCTTATTTTGGTGCTGATATTTCTGCAACCATTATTGCAGAAGCCGAAAAGATCAATCAGGATTTCATCACAAAAGGAAAAGTCCACTTTCAGTTAACAGATGGCCTTACATTACCATTTGATGATGATCGGTTCGATAAAGTTTTTACGGTTAATACGATATATTTTTGGACAAATCCAAGCGAATACCTCAGCGAAATTAAGCGGATATTAAGACCTGACGGCACTTTGGTTATATGTTTTGCTGATAAAACTTTCATGCAAAACCTGCCTTTTACTCCTTATGGCTTTACACTTTACGAAGTAGAAACCGTAAAAGAACTATTAGAAAAAGCGGGATTTACCATTAAAAATACGCTTAAAAAATTAGAGCAGGTACAAAGTAAAACAGGCGAACGAGTAGAAAGAGAATATTATGTTGTAACAGCTAATGTATAA